From one Stigmatella aurantiaca genomic stretch:
- a CDS encoding glycoside hydrolase family 13 protein, which produces MAPPEHIPWWKDAVVYQIYPRSFQDSNGDGIGDLRGILQRLDYLKRLGVDVLWLSPIYASPNDDNGYDISDYRAIMPEFGTMADFEELLREAHARGLKIMLDLVVNHTSDEHPWFIESRSSPDSSKRDYYIWKKGKEGQPPTRWESFFSGSVWEKDARSGEYYLHLFSRKQPDLNWENPQVRREVYSMMRFWLDKGVDGWRMDTINMLSKPPDYPEGRPIRGSVLTEGQPYFLNGPRIHEYLQEMHREVLAHYDVMTVGETPGVTPAEGALYCGAERGELNMVFHFEHVFVGDETAERGKWSNPPLSLPAMKRVLARWQTELHGKGWNSLYWDNHDQPRAVSRFGDDREYRVESAKMLCTVLLFMQGTPYIYQGQELGMTNVSFESIDHYKDIETLNAYKVLRDEHGWDTARILAGVYGRGRDNARTPMHWSGEKNAGFTDGTPWIALNPNYPDINATVAEADPGSVWHHYRDTIALRKALPVVRDGTFALLEAEHPTLFSYIRDDGNTRLLVVGHFSRQPGTYALPQEFVGGEVLSNNYASLEGTGELRLKPYQAVVIRAR; this is translated from the coding sequence ATGGCCCCCCCTGAGCACATTCCCTGGTGGAAGGACGCGGTCGTCTACCAGATCTACCCCCGCAGCTTTCAGGACAGCAACGGGGACGGCATCGGCGACCTGCGGGGCATCCTCCAGCGGCTCGACTACCTCAAGCGCCTGGGCGTGGACGTGCTCTGGCTGTCGCCCATCTACGCATCGCCCAATGACGACAACGGCTACGACATCTCCGACTACCGCGCCATCATGCCCGAGTTCGGCACCATGGCCGACTTCGAGGAGCTGCTCCGGGAGGCGCACGCGCGGGGGCTGAAGATCATGCTCGACCTGGTGGTGAACCACACGAGCGACGAGCACCCCTGGTTCATCGAGTCCCGGTCGAGCCCTGACTCCAGCAAGCGCGACTACTACATCTGGAAGAAGGGGAAGGAGGGCCAGCCGCCCACGCGGTGGGAGTCGTTCTTCAGCGGCTCGGTCTGGGAGAAGGACGCGCGGAGCGGCGAGTACTACCTGCACCTCTTCAGCCGCAAGCAGCCGGACCTGAACTGGGAGAACCCCCAGGTGCGGCGCGAGGTGTACAGCATGATGCGCTTCTGGCTCGACAAGGGCGTGGACGGCTGGCGCATGGACACCATCAACATGCTGAGCAAACCGCCGGACTACCCGGAAGGCCGGCCCATCCGGGGCTCGGTGCTCACCGAAGGGCAGCCGTACTTCCTGAACGGCCCGCGCATCCACGAGTACCTCCAGGAGATGCACCGCGAGGTGCTCGCGCACTACGACGTGATGACGGTGGGCGAGACGCCGGGGGTGACGCCCGCGGAGGGCGCGCTGTACTGCGGCGCGGAGCGGGGCGAGCTGAACATGGTGTTCCACTTCGAGCACGTGTTCGTCGGCGACGAGACGGCCGAGCGCGGCAAGTGGAGCAACCCGCCGCTGTCGCTGCCCGCCATGAAGCGCGTGCTGGCGCGCTGGCAGACGGAGCTGCACGGCAAGGGGTGGAACAGCCTGTACTGGGACAACCACGACCAGCCGCGCGCGGTGTCCCGCTTTGGCGATGACCGGGAGTACCGGGTGGAGAGCGCGAAGATGCTCTGCACGGTGCTGCTGTTCATGCAGGGAACGCCCTACATCTACCAGGGGCAGGAACTGGGCATGACGAACGTGTCCTTCGAGAGCATCGATCACTACAAGGACATCGAGACCCTCAACGCCTACAAGGTGCTGCGCGACGAGCACGGCTGGGACACGGCGCGCATTCTGGCGGGCGTGTACGGCCGGGGGCGGGACAACGCCCGGACGCCCATGCACTGGTCCGGGGAGAAGAACGCGGGGTTCACGGACGGCACGCCGTGGATTGCCCTGAACCCGAACTACCCGGACATCAACGCCACGGTGGCCGAGGCGGATCCAGGCTCGGTCTGGCACCACTACCGGGACACCATCGCGCTGCGCAAAGCCCTGCCGGTGGTGCGGGATGGCACCTTCGCGCTGCTGGAGGCCGAGCACCCCACGCTCTTCAGCTACATCCGGGACGACGGGAACACGCGGCTGCTCGTGGTGGGCCACTTCAGCCGCCAGCCCGGGACGTACGCGCTTCCCCAGGAGTTCGTGGGGGGCGAGGTGCTCAGCAACAACTACGCCTCGCTGGAGGGCACCGGGGAGCTGCGCTTGAAGCCCTACCAGGCGGTGGTCATCCGCGCCCGGTGA
- a CDS encoding FAD-binding oxidoreductase — MSTAALPDAFLRALSDGFPADFLTREPGELAEYGRDWTKVHTPAPAAVAFPRTTDEVSRLMALCHAHRVAVVPSGGRTGLAAGAVAARGELVLSLQRMNHLGPVDVLGGTVRVQAGAVTEAVHQHCAPYGLTWPVDFASKGSSHVGGNIATNAGGVKVIRYGLTRQWVLGLQVVTARGEVLELNGALEKNNTGMDLRQLFIGSEGTLGVITEATLKLTRLPGKQEVFLFAVPDVAAVLKLFRDARQAPLSISAYEFFTDKCLARVQRHRKLRSPFDAPSGCYVLLEAEAPDAAAVEGWLGSLFERGLVTDGTQAQGVSQATELWALRESISESLSATGMPHKNDIALPIAALEAFCGELDAFFQARYPDWEICLFGHIGDGNLHVNVMKPDGMDKAEFLAHTKPADHDIFALVRKHGGSISAEHGIGLLKKDYLSYTRTPAELELLRAIKRTMDPENLLNPGKILDL; from the coding sequence ATGTCCACCGCCGCGCTCCCCGACGCCTTCCTTCGCGCCCTCTCCGACGGCTTCCCCGCAGACTTTCTCACCCGTGAGCCGGGAGAGCTGGCGGAGTACGGCCGGGACTGGACGAAGGTGCACACGCCGGCGCCCGCGGCGGTGGCCTTCCCGCGCACCACGGACGAGGTGTCCCGGCTCATGGCCCTGTGCCATGCGCACCGGGTGGCGGTGGTGCCCTCGGGTGGGCGCACGGGGCTGGCGGCGGGCGCGGTGGCGGCCCGGGGCGAGCTGGTGCTCTCGCTCCAGCGCATGAACCACCTGGGCCCGGTGGACGTGCTGGGCGGCACGGTGCGGGTGCAGGCCGGGGCGGTGACGGAGGCCGTCCACCAGCACTGCGCGCCGTACGGGCTGACGTGGCCGGTGGACTTCGCCTCCAAGGGCTCCAGCCACGTGGGCGGCAACATCGCCACCAACGCGGGCGGGGTGAAGGTCATCCGCTATGGGCTGACGCGCCAGTGGGTGCTGGGGCTCCAGGTGGTGACGGCGCGCGGCGAGGTGCTGGAGCTCAACGGCGCGCTGGAGAAGAACAACACGGGCATGGACCTGCGCCAGCTCTTCATCGGCAGCGAGGGCACGCTTGGGGTGATTACCGAGGCCACGCTCAAGCTGACGCGGCTGCCGGGCAAGCAGGAGGTGTTCCTCTTCGCGGTGCCGGACGTGGCGGCGGTGCTGAAGCTGTTCCGGGACGCGCGCCAGGCGCCCCTCTCGATTTCCGCCTACGAGTTCTTCACGGACAAGTGCCTGGCGCGGGTGCAGCGCCACCGCAAGCTGCGCTCGCCCTTCGATGCGCCCAGCGGCTGCTACGTGCTGCTGGAGGCGGAGGCCCCGGACGCCGCGGCGGTGGAGGGGTGGCTGGGCTCGCTCTTCGAGCGGGGGCTGGTGACGGACGGCACCCAGGCGCAGGGCGTCTCGCAGGCCACGGAGCTGTGGGCGCTGCGCGAGAGCATCAGCGAGAGCCTGTCGGCCACGGGGATGCCGCACAAGAACGACATCGCCCTGCCCATCGCCGCGCTGGAGGCGTTCTGCGGGGAGCTGGATGCGTTCTTCCAGGCGCGCTACCCGGACTGGGAGATCTGCCTCTTCGGTCACATCGGCGACGGCAACCTGCACGTCAACGTGATGAAGCCCGACGGCATGGACAAGGCCGAGTTCCTGGCGCACACGAAGCCCGCGGACCACGACATCTTCGCGCTGGTGCGCAAGCACGGCGGCAGCATCTCGGCCGAGCACGGCATCGGCCTGCTGAAGAAGGACTACCTCTCGTACACGCGCACCCCGGCGGAGCTGGAGTTGCTCAGGGCCATCAAGCGGACGATGGACCCGGAGAACCTGCTCAACCCGGGCAAGATTCTGGACCTCTGA
- a CDS encoding MFS transporter: MEGLLFLRDNARWVAGGFLLFFFSSFGQTFFIALSGGDIRREYALTQGEFSTLYMAATLVSALTLSRVGHATDRYSARNVVLFTVPMMALAAVSMSLSRHVVLLFATLFLLRLSGQGLMSLAFTALGRWFSARRGRAISLSTLGFNTGEALLPLGFVALAGTAGWRGTWQLAAGLLVLLALPGVAMLVAVERAPHVAEAGAAGGTSSAAPQGWTRQEVLRDPCFYPILLAMVPPAFIGNTLFFHQVYLADLRGWPPGTFASAFTLYASMTIVFTLVSGQLADRFSSVALLPFYLMPLGLGLLLLGSLEAAWSAFAFMALYGISNGFSLTLFGTIWPEIYGVKHLGAIRAMIVSVLIVASAAGPGLTGLLIDGGLSYPLQIQAMGVYCVGISLVVRAYARRVKARGPGGPAQDERGP; the protein is encoded by the coding sequence ATGGAGGGGCTCCTCTTCCTTCGCGACAATGCCCGCTGGGTGGCCGGCGGCTTCCTGCTGTTCTTCTTCTCGTCCTTCGGGCAGACCTTCTTCATCGCGCTCTCGGGGGGAGACATCCGCCGGGAGTACGCGCTCACGCAGGGCGAGTTCAGCACGCTCTACATGGCGGCCACGCTGGTGAGCGCGCTCACGCTGTCGCGGGTGGGCCATGCCACCGACCGGTACAGCGCGCGGAACGTGGTGCTGTTCACCGTGCCCATGATGGCGCTGGCGGCCGTGTCCATGTCCCTGTCGCGGCACGTGGTGCTCCTGTTCGCCACCCTCTTCCTGCTGCGCCTGTCCGGCCAGGGGCTGATGAGCCTGGCGTTCACCGCCCTGGGCCGGTGGTTCTCGGCGCGCCGGGGACGGGCCATTTCCCTCTCGACGCTGGGCTTCAACACGGGCGAAGCGCTGCTCCCGCTGGGCTTCGTGGCGCTGGCGGGCACTGCCGGGTGGCGCGGGACGTGGCAGCTCGCCGCCGGGCTCCTCGTCCTGCTGGCCCTGCCGGGGGTTGCCATGCTGGTCGCGGTCGAGCGCGCGCCCCACGTGGCCGAGGCGGGCGCCGCGGGAGGCACTTCCTCCGCCGCGCCCCAGGGCTGGACACGGCAGGAGGTGCTGCGAGATCCGTGCTTCTACCCCATCCTGCTGGCCATGGTGCCGCCTGCCTTCATCGGCAACACCCTCTTCTTTCATCAGGTGTATCTGGCGGACCTGCGGGGCTGGCCGCCGGGGACGTTTGCTTCGGCGTTCACGCTCTACGCCTCGATGACCATCGTCTTCACGCTGGTGTCCGGGCAGCTGGCCGACCGCTTCTCGTCCGTGGCGCTCCTGCCTTTCTATTTGATGCCTTTGGGGCTGGGCTTGCTGCTGCTGGGGAGCCTGGAGGCGGCCTGGAGCGCGTTCGCGTTCATGGCCCTCTACGGCATCTCCAATGGGTTCTCGTTGACCCTCTTCGGAACGATCTGGCCCGAAATCTATGGGGTGAAACACCTGGGCGCGATCCGGGCGATGATCGTCTCGGTGCTGATTGTCGCCTCGGCCGCGGGCCCGGGGCTCACGGGGCTCTTGATTGATGGAGGCCTGAGCTACCCGCTTCAAATCCAGGCGATGGGCGTCTACTGCGTGGGGATCTCCCTCGTGGTGCGGGCGTACGCGCGGCGTGTGAAGGCCCGGGGCCCGGGGGGCCCGGCGCAGGACGAGCGAGGACCATGA
- a CDS encoding putative baseplate assembly protein, translating to MSLPSPQLDDRTFRQLLDEAHVRMAGKCPEWGALSPQEPEKVLLEAFAHLTEMMLHRLNRLPDKAYVEFLRLLGVRLQPPSAASVSLRFSLEAPAGHPVDIPRGTRVATVRAEAGPEPVVFSTAEAVRILPGASEVRVLAYHCEHVEADLVGYGTGQPGLTVRLGRPPVVAPTGDGLDVVVGVEAEPGELDARAPARRHEGRLYRVWWEVEDFAYLAPNEPAYRVDRATGTLSFAPAARILGDEGALGEARALAAVPPAGRAIRVWYRRGGGTLGNVTAHSLEVLEEPLPGVKVTNPRPAMGGRAAETLENALVRGPMERHSLRRAITAGDFELLALRASSAVARAKAFTLAQSWVHAAPGTVQVLLVPHLPPELQGCHGEGVTAGRLRRHQSEEVRAQVQRELEARRPLGTEVQVSWARYKTVSVVARVVAQPTQDAEALKLRLLERLYRTLSPLSSTVHPGGWGFGQPLRTAQVRDVFLSEPGVRSVERVRVRVDEVPREVRTLAADASQPHTFYAGADELLFRTGNAGEGWEAVGRFSGEQVDGVEAHPSRAGWVAVVSRPRGGMPSHSRVALSRDCCETWEPGTATLEGVKDLAWTVREDTPVLLLATVTGLFEWVMRPGALPRPVLVDPSHPRLGFCAVAATPDAGGGMCVAVAAMDRAGVLLSDREGRPGTFWHLGLRGQDVRVLEVQREGARAFLWAGLGADPEDGTGQGAMCWELSGGEPPPGGWRGFGQGWEGGTCLSLAFAGATVYAGTQEAGVLSLAGGTAEAVWRRPEAGVFPPVQALALQKGGLPLLSGGPQGVSRRTAEGGSDVPCSQREFSEEVTVPPTWLLCSGFHEVDVGGEDEEC from the coding sequence ATGTCACTTCCGTCCCCGCAGTTGGACGACCGTACCTTCCGCCAGCTCCTGGACGAGGCGCACGTGCGCATGGCCGGGAAGTGCCCGGAGTGGGGCGCGCTGAGCCCGCAGGAGCCGGAGAAGGTGCTGCTGGAGGCCTTCGCCCACCTGACGGAGATGATGCTGCACCGGCTCAACCGCCTGCCGGACAAGGCCTACGTGGAGTTTCTGCGGCTGCTGGGGGTGCGGCTCCAGCCGCCCTCGGCCGCCTCGGTCTCGCTGCGCTTCAGCCTGGAGGCACCGGCCGGGCACCCGGTGGACATTCCCCGGGGGACGCGCGTGGCCACGGTGCGCGCGGAAGCGGGCCCCGAGCCGGTGGTCTTCTCCACCGCCGAGGCGGTGCGCATCCTCCCGGGGGCCTCCGAGGTGCGGGTGCTGGCCTACCACTGTGAGCACGTGGAGGCGGACCTGGTGGGGTACGGCACCGGCCAGCCCGGGCTCACCGTGCGGCTGGGACGGCCGCCGGTGGTGGCCCCCACGGGGGACGGGCTGGACGTGGTGGTGGGCGTGGAGGCGGAGCCCGGGGAGCTGGATGCCCGCGCGCCCGCGCGCCGGCACGAGGGCCGCCTGTACCGCGTGTGGTGGGAGGTGGAGGACTTCGCGTACCTGGCGCCCAACGAGCCCGCGTACCGGGTGGACCGGGCCACGGGCACCCTCTCCTTTGCCCCCGCGGCGCGAATCCTGGGGGACGAGGGGGCGCTGGGAGAGGCCCGGGCCCTGGCGGCCGTGCCCCCCGCGGGCCGCGCCATCCGGGTGTGGTACCGGCGCGGCGGGGGGACGCTGGGCAACGTCACCGCGCACAGCCTGGAGGTGCTCGAGGAGCCCCTGCCCGGAGTGAAGGTGACGAACCCCCGTCCGGCCATGGGGGGCCGGGCCGCGGAGACGCTGGAGAACGCGCTGGTGCGGGGCCCGATGGAGCGGCACTCGCTGCGGCGGGCCATCACCGCCGGGGATTTCGAGCTGCTGGCGCTGCGTGCCTCAAGCGCGGTGGCGCGCGCCAAGGCCTTCACCCTGGCGCAGAGCTGGGTGCATGCGGCCCCCGGGACGGTGCAGGTGCTGCTGGTGCCGCACCTGCCCCCGGAGCTGCAGGGCTGCCATGGCGAGGGGGTGACGGCAGGGCGGCTGCGCCGGCACCAGTCGGAGGAGGTGCGGGCCCAGGTGCAGCGGGAGCTGGAGGCGCGCCGGCCGCTGGGCACGGAGGTGCAGGTGTCCTGGGCGCGCTACAAGACCGTGAGCGTGGTGGCGCGCGTGGTGGCGCAGCCCACGCAGGACGCGGAGGCCCTGAAGCTGCGCCTGCTGGAGCGGCTCTACCGGACGCTCTCGCCGCTCTCCTCCACGGTGCACCCGGGCGGGTGGGGCTTCGGCCAGCCGCTGCGCACCGCGCAGGTGCGGGACGTGTTCCTGTCCGAGCCCGGCGTCCGAAGCGTGGAGCGCGTGCGGGTGCGGGTGGACGAGGTGCCGCGCGAGGTGCGCACGCTGGCGGCGGACGCCTCGCAGCCCCACACCTTTTATGCGGGGGCGGACGAGCTGCTCTTTCGTACGGGGAACGCGGGGGAGGGGTGGGAGGCCGTGGGGCGCTTCTCCGGGGAGCAGGTGGACGGGGTGGAGGCGCACCCCTCGCGCGCGGGGTGGGTGGCGGTGGTGTCCCGGCCGCGGGGCGGCATGCCCTCGCACTCGCGCGTGGCCCTCTCGCGCGACTGCTGCGAGACGTGGGAGCCGGGCACCGCCACGCTGGAGGGGGTGAAGGACCTGGCGTGGACGGTGCGGGAGGACACGCCCGTGCTGCTGCTTGCCACGGTGACGGGGCTGTTCGAGTGGGTGATGCGGCCTGGGGCCCTGCCCCGGCCGGTGCTCGTGGACCCGTCGCACCCGAGGCTGGGCTTCTGCGCGGTGGCGGCCACCCCGGATGCGGGCGGCGGCATGTGCGTGGCGGTGGCGGCGATGGACCGGGCGGGCGTGCTCCTGTCGGACCGGGAAGGGCGCCCGGGCACCTTCTGGCACCTGGGGCTGCGGGGGCAGGACGTGCGCGTGCTGGAGGTGCAGCGCGAGGGGGCCCGCGCCTTCCTCTGGGCGGGGCTGGGGGCGGACCCGGAGGACGGGACGGGCCAGGGGGCCATGTGCTGGGAGCTGTCGGGGGGCGAGCCCCCGCCGGGCGGCTGGCGGGGCTTCGGCCAGGGCTGGGAGGGCGGCACCTGCCTGTCGCTCGCCTTCGCGGGGGCCACGGTCTACGCCGGCACGCAGGAGGCGGGGGTGCTGTCGCTGGCGGGGGGCACGGCCGAGGCGGTCTGGCGGCGGCCGGAGGCGGGCGTCTTCCCCCCCGTGCAGGCCCTGGCGCTCCAGAAGGGCGGCCTGCCCCTGCTGTCCGGAGGGCCCCAGGGGGTGTCCCGCCGCACGGCGGAGGGTGGGAGCGACGTGCCGTGCTCGCAGCGGGAGTTCTCGGAGGAGGTGACGGTGCCGCCGACCTGGCTGCTGTGCTCCGGCTTCCACGAGGTGGACGTGGGAGGGGAAGATGAGGAGTGCTGA
- a CDS encoding ectoine synthase, producing MFVRSLSDVEKTQFFVEWGAGTSHRLLTEKDGMGFTVCHTVVRAGTESLLHYRNHLEACYCIAGEGEVEDMDGNVYPIRPGDIYVLDQNDRHYLRGGKDTDLILVSIFNPPLKGIERHDLTKQTGSGY from the coding sequence ATGTTCGTTCGCAGCTTGTCGGATGTGGAAAAAACCCAGTTCTTCGTCGAGTGGGGCGCCGGGACGAGCCACCGGTTGCTCACCGAGAAAGACGGGATGGGATTCACCGTCTGCCACACGGTGGTCCGCGCGGGCACCGAGTCCCTGCTGCATTACCGCAACCATCTCGAAGCGTGCTACTGCATCGCGGGCGAGGGCGAAGTCGAGGACATGGACGGCAACGTCTATCCCATCCGTCCCGGCGATATCTATGTCCTGGATCAGAATGACCGCCACTACCTGCGGGGCGGCAAGGACACGGATCTGATCCTGGTCAGCATCTTCAACCCGCCGCTCAAGGGCATCGAGCGGCATGACCTGACGAAGCAGACCGGCTCCGGTTACTGA
- a CDS encoding phage tail protein produces the protein MGAPQVPFRAYSFKLLMGGAVQGHFTQCTGLRSRVDVIPLREEGRTGGRKPSLPLGMGSVSLSYGLCTAAELWDWFLASMEGHSRSKNVSIQMLGVDGITEVFRYELLGCGLRDWECEAADARRQQAALSRLVLSFEALRRG, from the coding sequence ATGGGAGCGCCGCAGGTCCCATTCCGGGCCTACAGCTTCAAGTTGCTCATGGGGGGCGCCGTCCAGGGGCACTTCACCCAATGCACGGGCCTGCGCTCGCGGGTGGACGTCATCCCCCTGCGGGAGGAGGGCCGCACCGGGGGGCGCAAGCCCTCGCTGCCGCTGGGCATGGGCTCCGTGTCGCTGAGCTACGGGCTGTGCACCGCGGCGGAGCTGTGGGACTGGTTCCTCGCCTCGATGGAGGGGCACTCGCGCAGCAAGAATGTCTCCATCCAGATGCTGGGCGTGGACGGCATCACCGAGGTGTTCCGGTACGAGCTGCTGGGCTGTGGGCTGCGGGACTGGGAATGCGAGGCGGCCGATGCGCGGCGCCAGCAAGCGGCCCTCTCGCGGCTCGTCCTGTCCTTCGAGGCCCTCCGCCGTGGATGA
- a CDS encoding phage tail protein, which yields MRSAELARLLPGVFQAPPKLGGRLRALLDAMEGFHAPDEAVLAELDALFDPRRAPEGFVPVLARWMDLDLPVTTGLGRLRELVAAGAELSQWRGTARGLLLFLSTATGRRDFELDERVPGPDGMPRPFHICVRAPTELRPHRALLEDIIGREKPAAVTYELHFQEPGDPGPASR from the coding sequence ATGAGGAGTGCTGAGCTGGCGCGGCTGCTGCCCGGGGTGTTCCAGGCCCCCCCCAAGCTCGGCGGCCGGCTGAGGGCACTGCTGGACGCGATGGAGGGGTTCCACGCGCCGGACGAGGCGGTGCTCGCGGAGCTGGACGCGCTGTTTGATCCGCGCCGCGCGCCGGAGGGCTTCGTGCCCGTGCTGGCGCGGTGGATGGACCTGGACCTGCCGGTGACGACGGGGCTGGGGCGGCTGCGGGAGCTGGTGGCCGCAGGGGCGGAGCTGTCCCAGTGGCGGGGCACGGCGCGGGGGCTCTTGCTCTTCCTGTCCACGGCCACGGGGCGCCGGGACTTCGAGCTGGACGAGCGCGTGCCGGGGCCGGACGGTATGCCCCGGCCCTTCCACATCTGCGTGCGCGCCCCCACGGAGCTGCGGCCCCACCGCGCGCTGCTGGAGGACATCATCGGCCGGGAAAAGCCCGCCGCCGTCACCTATGAGCTGCACTTCCAGGAGCCGGGGGACCCAGGGCCGGCCTCCCGGTAG
- a CDS encoding class I adenylate-forming enzyme family protein, with protein sequence MTLFHHLFERNVQRFPDKRAIVVDARSATYGQLDRMACRAAQALVQRGLGRGERVALYADASIEALAAVLGIFKAGCVLVTVHHSFSPRKLLFQLQDSGASGLITGLSGDLAPLLQEVPLKAVLHVGAGEAAAGAQEEAGTFEADADDDDARLGAIFYTSGSSANPKGVLVSHKNMLAAFHSVTGYLENTPRDTILSYSTLASDYGFYNILMPLLFGGTAVVEKEIPARGEQMLEVIRREDVTGMQVFPPAVFRLCQAETLEPGSIGPLRYISSSGQPLPLKHIRRLRSAFPQLRIFSNYGLTECKRVAYLPPSEIDQRPGSVGKAIPGVRTYLVDDDGQTLMERGRTGQLAVAGDLVMLRYWNRPEQTSQVLKEHLFGEERVLFTGDLFRTDADGYLYYVCRKDDVFSRGGFKVNPREIETVLMAHEAVAEAVVVPVAEEAVGHVPRAHVVLRAGATLSAEALIQHCAASLDWHMVPTSVVFTDALPRTLTGKTSKRFEMNKDDSAESPKPTDVQEYLSQSAMIRMAGHFHALATGQTQVPRQPVVTRFRGSIPDPRVLAYHDLLVGKTGPLFSHFLASVPCILEEMSRVGAALTRFSEERAQGSDRTFSFYEADAFDGSNGRTLAVFSGGRIRTLTSSPNKANQEPFNQYADHRLSQFIGKSCLEVDASVLASQPEYRAFAEGVDYLYETAAFQFYGTDRDRQIGHVAKLLKPEGLAFFLEKLNHPDAEEYERRERAKDERHKSFYFTPEEIAWKKQQMLAQMENGQVDYETLVASLGRHFQHVYLLWNSTNFYEFVASNDRDAIERFVALIGPPVIPDEFCFDKPAMRKVSGARG encoded by the coding sequence ATGACACTCTTTCACCACCTCTTCGAACGCAACGTCCAACGGTTCCCGGACAAGAGGGCCATCGTGGTTGACGCGCGGTCCGCCACGTATGGGCAGTTGGACCGCATGGCCTGCCGGGCCGCCCAGGCGCTGGTTCAGCGCGGCCTGGGCCGGGGCGAGCGCGTCGCCCTCTACGCCGATGCCTCGATCGAGGCGTTGGCCGCCGTGCTCGGCATCTTCAAGGCCGGTTGCGTCCTGGTCACGGTTCATCACTCCTTCAGCCCGCGCAAGTTGCTCTTTCAGCTCCAGGACTCTGGGGCCAGCGGGCTCATCACGGGGCTCTCCGGAGACCTGGCGCCCCTTCTCCAGGAGGTGCCGCTGAAGGCCGTGCTTCATGTGGGCGCGGGGGAGGCCGCCGCCGGGGCGCAGGAGGAAGCAGGGACGTTCGAGGCGGACGCGGACGATGACGATGCCCGCCTCGGGGCCATCTTCTACACCTCGGGCTCCAGCGCGAACCCCAAGGGGGTGCTGGTCAGCCACAAGAACATGCTCGCGGCGTTTCACTCCGTGACGGGCTATCTGGAGAACACGCCCCGCGACACCATCCTGAGCTACTCGACGCTGGCCTCGGACTACGGCTTCTACAACATCCTGATGCCGCTGCTCTTCGGGGGCACGGCGGTGGTGGAGAAGGAAATCCCCGCGCGGGGAGAACAGATGTTGGAGGTGATCCGCCGGGAGGACGTGACGGGCATGCAGGTCTTCCCGCCGGCGGTGTTCCGCCTGTGCCAGGCTGAGACGCTCGAGCCTGGGAGTATCGGTCCTCTGCGCTACATCTCCAGCAGCGGGCAACCCTTGCCGCTCAAGCACATCCGCCGGCTGAGGAGCGCGTTCCCACAGCTTCGGATCTTCTCCAACTACGGACTGACGGAGTGCAAGCGTGTGGCCTACCTGCCCCCCTCGGAGATCGACCAGCGACCCGGCTCCGTGGGCAAGGCGATTCCGGGCGTCCGGACCTATCTGGTCGATGACGACGGCCAGACGCTCATGGAGCGAGGCCGGACCGGGCAGCTCGCCGTCGCCGGAGACCTGGTGATGCTGCGGTACTGGAACCGGCCGGAGCAGACGTCGCAGGTGCTCAAGGAGCATCTCTTCGGAGAGGAGCGGGTGCTCTTCACCGGCGATCTGTTCCGGACCGATGCGGACGGATATCTCTATTACGTGTGCCGGAAGGACGACGTGTTCTCCCGGGGAGGTTTCAAGGTCAACCCCCGGGAAATCGAGACCGTGCTCATGGCACACGAGGCCGTCGCCGAGGCGGTGGTGGTGCCCGTGGCGGAGGAGGCCGTGGGCCATGTCCCCAGGGCGCACGTCGTGCTCCGCGCGGGCGCCACGCTCAGCGCCGAGGCGCTGATTCAGCATTGCGCCGCCTCCCTGGACTGGCACATGGTGCCCACGAGCGTGGTGTTCACCGATGCGCTCCCCAGAACCTTGACGGGAAAGACTTCCAAGAGGTTTGAGATGAACAAGGATGATTCGGCAGAGAGCCCGAAGCCCACGGACGTCCAGGAGTATCTCTCCCAGTCCGCGATGATCCGGATGGCAGGCCATTTCCATGCATTGGCGACGGGACAGACCCAGGTCCCCCGGCAACCCGTCGTGACGCGGTTCCGCGGCAGCATCCCGGACCCCCGCGTGCTGGCCTACCATGACCTGCTCGTGGGGAAGACAGGGCCTCTGTTCTCTCACTTCCTCGCGAGCGTGCCCTGCATTCTGGAGGAGATGTCGCGCGTGGGCGCCGCCCTGACGCGCTTCTCGGAGGAGCGTGCCCAGGGGAGCGATCGAACCTTCTCCTTCTATGAGGCGGATGCGTTCGACGGCTCGAATGGGCGCACGCTCGCGGTCTTCTCCGGCGGGCGGATCCGCACGCTCACGAGCTCTCCCAACAAGGCCAACCAGGAGCCCTTCAACCAATACGCGGACCACCGGCTCTCCCAGTTCATAGGCAAGTCGTGCCTGGAGGTGGACGCGAGCGTCCTCGCCAGCCAGCCGGAGTACCGCGCGTTCGCCGAGGGCGTCGACTATCTCTATGAGACCGCTGCGTTCCAGTTCTACGGCACGGATCGGGATCGCCAGATTGGCCATGTCGCGAAGCTGCTCAAGCCCGAGGGCCTGGCCTTCTTCCTGGAGAAGCTCAACCATCCGGACGCCGAGGAATACGAGCGCCGCGAGCGGGCCAAGGACGAGCGGCACAAGAGCTTCTATTTCACGCCCGAGGAGATCGCCTGGAAGAAGCAGCAGATGCTGGCGCAGATGGAGAACGGGCAGGTGGACTACGAGACGCTGGTGGCCTCGCTCGGAAGGCACTTCCAGCACGTGTACCTGCTGTGGAACAGCACGAACTTCTATGAGTTCGTCGCGTCGAACGACCGGGACGCCATCGAACGGTTCGTCGCCTTGATCGGCCCGCCGGTCATTCCCGACGAGTTCTGTTTCGACAAGCCGGCCATGCGCAAGGTCTCGGGCGCCCGCGGGTGA